A genomic region of Oryza glaberrima chromosome 1, OglaRS2, whole genome shotgun sequence contains the following coding sequences:
- the LOC127766433 gene encoding transcription factor bHLH30-like, whose amino-acid sequence MGSAPFGDAVAGGGLYEYQGYHGGFAGGHGLGQPAGRAPALDDGETEGMDASAAAAAVAAMEMAKRNCGGGREEKAAMALKSHSEAERRRRERINAHLATLRTMVPCTDKMDKAALLAEVVGHVKRLKSAAARVGRRATVPSGADEVAVDEASATGGGGEGPLLLRATLSCDDRADLFVDVKRALQPLGLEVVGSEVTTLGGRVRLAFLVSCGSRGGAAAAAMASVRQALQSVLDKASSGFDFAPRAASLLGSKRRKVSTFESSSSSS is encoded by the exons ATGGGCTCTGCTCCGTTCGgtgacgccgtcgccggcggtgggctCTATGAGTACCAGGGGTATCACGGTGGcttcgccggcggccatggTCTCGGCCAACCGGCCGGCCGAGCGCCCGCGTTGGACGACGGTGAAACTGAGGGGATGgacgcatccgccgccgccgccgcagtcgccgccATGGAGATGGCAAAGAGGAATTGTGGAGGCGGCcgggaggagaaggcggcgatggcgctcaAGAGCCACagcgaggcggagcggcggcggcgggagaggatcAACGCCCACCTCGCCACGCTCCGCACCATGGTGCCCTGCACCGACAAG ATGGACAAGGCCGCGCTGCTGGCCGAGGTGGTGGGCCACGTCAAGAGGCTGAagagcgccgcggcgcgcgtcgGCCGGCGCGCCACCGTCCcgtccggcgccgacgaggtcgccgtcgacgaAGCGTCCGCcaccggaggcggaggagaaggccCCCTCCTCCTCAGGGCGACGCTGAGCTGCGACGACCGCGCCGACCTCTTCGTGGACGTCAAGCGCGCGCTGCAGCCGCTCGGGCTGGAGGTGGTCGGCTCCGAGGTCACCACGCTGGGCGGCCGCGTCCGCCTCGCCTTCCTGGTCTCGTGCGGgtctcgcggcggcgccgccgccgccgccatggcctcgGTGCGCCAGGCGCTCCAGTCCGTGCTCGACAAGGCCAGCTCCGGCTTCGACTTCGCGCCCAGGGCGGCGTCGCTGCTGGGCAGCAAACGCCGGAAGGTCTCCACGTTCGAGTCGTCGAGCTCCTCGTCTTGA